gttggaaaaaagcaaaaccaacttgcaactaataataataatctctcTCAAACCTAACCGTATATCTCTCGAAGTGCACATGTATGTATACTCCACAAGGCAGGAAAAAGAGTCATTTCTTTTCTCCTTCGACGATGAAAAATAATCCTTCTCATTCTCTCTGTCTGCGAAAGAGGGGTTTCTTTCTCTCAAAGTAAACCCTAGCTTTCTCTTTATTTACCCCTCCATGCCATTCCCTTAAAcgctcttcctcttctttgcaTGAGTGAGTCATAAATCACTCacttcttttagggttttttttttcctctctttacCAGTTGAAAACGAGAAACGACGTTGTTCTCTTTTCGGAATCTaggattttctttccttctttcttctttttatgattgtttGCAGGTTTTTGTAAATATGGAGCGATCTGATGGCAAGGATTTCAAAGAATTCACTGATTCTTCTTCGGGTTCTTACCTCCCCCCCTCTCTAattgtttggttttgattttcttgtgtaTGATTTTATGTATTTGATgaaagattgattctttttgGGAATTGATTTAAGGGTTTTTGTTGTGGATGTTGAGAGAtgaaatggaataaaaaagaagagagcttTTGGACTTTAAAGGGAGTTTTATTGAAGCTAAAATCTTGGGATTCAAGAAAGATTGCTTTTTGTATTTACTGGTTGGGATAAATTCTTTAGATATGGGAATGTGCTTAAATTTAGTTTAGGGCTGATTTTTCGGTTTTGTGTTTGTGATgttcgttatttttttaatccaaagcTCCCTTCTTTTGTTGTTTCAATGAATATTGTGCTTcgaattttaatgttttgttgCTTTTCTTTTGCGTTTAATCTTGTAATGCAAAGCAAGATATGGTCTTTTGTGATTAAAGTTGCAAAACTGGAATAAGGTTGGTTCTGAATTGTGTGAATATTATTTTGGAGTTCATGATTTTAGGTTGGATTGGTAATGTGATAGTCAGGTACCTTGTCTTTCGATAGAATGTCTGTGATGTGATCATGTTCATGTATGCTATGGCTGAAAACATACCCAGCTTGGGGATAAATTCTTTAGATTTGGGAATATGCTTAAATTTAGTGTTTGTGAAATTTGtggttttttctgtttaatcaaaagttctcttcttttgttgtttCAATGAATTTTGAGCTTTGAATTTTAATGTTctgttgcttttcttttctgtttaatcTTGGGATTTTAGGTTGGATTGGTAATGTGATAGTCAGGTACCCTGTCTTTTGATAGAATGGCTGTGCTGCAATCATGTTCATGTATGCTGTGGCTGAAAACATACCCAGCTTCTGTTGTGAACTGTCTTGAACTCCTTCAGGCTCTCACATCATATCGGGTCAATGtttaaaaaccacaaaaaaagaaagaacgaaAATCCTATCTTGCAGCACAATTGCTGTCAATCCGAGCTAGTTTTTAAGTAGAGTTTAAATTGGGAACTACTGGGTTTTATTGGATGTGCATTGGGGCTTCTTTTGATGCATGTTATTGTACTTGTTAGTCCTTGGCTTTTACTCCTCTGTTTAGGGTGCAATTTGGTGTTCTATCCTTGAATATGAATTCAGATAACTCAGTTTTCCTACCGCCTTATGTGGACATGTGTGTGCTCAAGCATGCACTTCTGTTAAaacttcttataatttttttgttcaaactgTCTTTCAGGTGCACTCTTTGATGCTTCACGGTACGAATTTTTTGGTCAACATGCTGTGGAAGAAGTGGAGTTGGGTGGTTTAGAAGATGAAGGTGACAATCTTGTGCTTGGACCTGCCGATGACGAGTATCGTTTGTTTGATAGAGATGAAGTAagaatagttttcttttttgtggctCCTGTAATTCATTTGACTCTTATTCTCATCCTTACTCTTTTactgaaaacttttttttaattcgtgACTGCTGGATATAACCTAATTAGCTTATTGTTTAATCTGTATTATCTGTTTGATTATATGTACAATGTGTATTGTTTTGGATGCAGACATCAATTAAGGTCTTATTACTTAGATTAATTACTTTGTAGCTTGGAAACTTGAGATGATTGTCCTCACTGCGCATTCATTACTAAACCAGAAGTTTTAAGTTAATCAATCTAagttaaaaatagattaaaagatTAATACTGAGCTAATTATGGCATTTGTAAACATAGGAGGGTAGTTAtacatttatatgttttgatttttgagtaGTAATTATTCTTTTGAAAACATAAGAGGTTGCTGATATATAGTTTGATTTTGAGTGGTAATTATTCCTTTGGAAACATATGAGGTGCTGATAtatagttttagtttttaatggtGGTTTTATAAATGATCGTTAGGTGTGTATCAAATGAAGTTTCTAGGTTCTTTCTATTTTGtggatgaaataaaatttatatgtgacttgtgtaaataaaaaaaaatcactcatttcataaataaaatttatatatgtgacttgtgtaaataaaaaaaaatcacttatttcataaataaaatttatatgttcTTCATGTAGTCATCTTAGAAAAAGGAGCCTGTAGACCTTGTACTCTTGCAGAGGAGAATGGTCTATTCTGTGCTTAATTTGACGAAGCCTTAAGTGTAGCTGTTTGGGGTCAGCTACTTTTGTTCTTTCctgtgtttttattatttcagtGTCCATTCTTTATTTGTTTAACTCTTATCTGAAGAGTTATTGAGAAAGAAAGAGTTATTTTTTGGTCTTATACTTCTCTGTTCTGTTGTAGCCAGCTATTGTGCATTGTTGTTTGCTCTTATCaaaatctaatatttatttaacttcTAGTTAATGAGAAAAGAGAGATTCCTGATCAACCATTATGAAAAAGGAGTCTACCAGAATCAAACCATGAAATCATGTAGCTGAGTCATAATTAAGATGCTGCACTATTGAAACTTTGGATTGCTGTTATAAtgactgattttttttcctgttctttttttgttctcttttgaTTTCAGGGTGTAAGTTTAGGATCTTTATCTGAAATTGATGACCTGGCAAGTACTTTTGCAAAGGTTAGATTCTTTTACTTTAACTTAtacaataatttaatgtgtATAACATCCTATTTGATGAGTTCTACATGTTCATTTAATTCCAATGTGTTCTGTTTATTAAGACGATAAGTTTAGTCATTACACATTTGCTACAAGGTTAATTGTTACTTGGATATCAGAATCACAAAAGTTAGCTTGTAAACATGTTTGTTAAGAGCTTAAAAAAACTGCATATTATTGGGCTCCATAGGGTTAATTGGTTTTATGATGCATCTCAATTTAAAAGTATCAAAACGAAGTGTTTTACTGGGCCCCCATGGTTTTGCCTGAGTAAAAGGGAAAGATGCTATGTTATAAGTTTGAGGAAGAGAAAAAGTGGAAGGGACATTTGATCCCCTTCTATGGCGTCGATTGTTCCCTTGATCTGTGAACATATTTTGCATTATTTGTTGGTTGTATGATCCCCTGCTATGTCGTCGGTTGTTCCCTTGATCTGTGaacatattattttgtattattttcttctcaaattgttgataaaaatttaagaatttaggagaatgagagaagaaaatTTTTCATGATGGAGAATAGTCATCTCCATAGAAgaatacaataaatataaataaaatcaataaaaagaaggTATTTTAGTGTCACCGAAAGCCAGCTGAAGACATTTTTTCAAATTCTGCAGAAGCAATGTTCCAGAGAGACTAGAGAAGGCCAAGAAAACCAATCTTTCTACCCTATACTTGACTGGGTCTTTGAATATTCTTGAATTCTGGTTCATCCAGGTCACCACAAACTTTGTAAATGTGTCAAAAGTAATCTTCTACCTTTCCAACCTTGATCACAAGCAAATCTTTCCACCCAGTGATTTTCAGTACAACCAATACACACAAGATCTGCTCTCTACCCCTTTCCAACCTTGATCGAAAGCAAATCTTTCCACCCTGCTCTGTGTTGATCTTATTAGACATATTGCCCCTATTCGATGTTAAGCACAAACATTACaccttttatttcattttaagtACCCCTCGTTTTCTTTGCCTTTGAATGACACCTAGCTTTCTGTCTATCAACTCTTGGTTTGGACAAGTAACTCAAAATGCTTTTGTGAAATGAGGTTTGCAAGTTAGCAGTGTGTGTATGCATTGAGGAGGTCTAAACAAGGAAGGATCTTAAATGCGTCTGAGAGAGGATGAACTGAACATACATTTTCTGTTAGATGAGTTTTGATCTCTATACCTGAAACTGCCACCATAAGCATTAGTTGGCCCAAGGAAGAAGTTTGAGATAAGCAATAATAATCAAATGCTTCCCTCAAGCAGGTTGGGCCCAAACTAGGAAGACAGGACTTGTTTTTTCTGTCATTATATCACATTCTTTTGTtaggattattttatttctatatgcTTCTGCTACTATTATTTCTAGTCTTCTTGATTCAGATATCTTTTCCAATCCAAGATCAAGGGATTCTttctaatggtttttttttattgacttgtGAATTTGTTGTCCAAATGCATAGTTGAACAGAGTTGTAACCGGACCAAGAAATCCAGGAGTTATTGGTGACAGAGGATCTGGATCGTTTTCAAGGGAAAGTGAGTTCAATTAATTGTAAATATTGTTTACATTATCTTGTTGCACCAAATCAAGAAATTTCCTAGACTTGATATTCTGTAAATTTGCTTTCTGAGTCCTGATATGACCATGCAATGGTTGGGATTTAATTCTCATATAATTGTTGTCAGTGTATTTTTTAGCCAAGAAGAATATTGAATGGAAATGCcttcattcttttttgttttcagctTGAAAGTTGAATTGGATGTTTTATCCTTGTGTTTTCTTCTCCATTACATGTACTTCACAAAGCAtttcataaacttttttatgattttgtttagttttttccaCAAGCCTGATGATTGGTTAAATAGTTTTAGCAGAAGTCCTTTTCTTTGCATGCAGGTCAGAAGGCCTTTTCTTCAGTAAGAGGGAGAGTGGCTTCTTGgctaaaatggtttttttcttcgttAACCATTTTGAGATTGATTTAGTTCTCATGAATTTCCGGTACATCCAGTACAATCAATTTCTGATGTGTCAGGTTGTTGTTTGTCTCCcagtttttgaaataaaagaagtaataaaatattttgcatgCATGCATACTTCACATCACTTGCTGGTGACACGTGCAAATGATTCTGTTGTGTTTTCTGTTTTGTGAACCAAAATTTACATGATTATTTCCACCTTCCAACTTAGCATACCACAATTAACAGTTTGCAGAGTAACATATTTTTAGGTCAGCAGTACTCCTATAGGGGTGTCTAAGTATGCCTCCTGCCATAGCATCTAATACTAATTTTCTTTTCAGGTTCATCTGCTACTGATTGGGCACAAGATGGAGAGTTTGCTGGCTGGTTAGATCAACAAATGTTTTGTGCAGAAAATGATCAGGACAGCAAGAGATGGTCATCACAGCCCCAACCTTCTTCTGCTCGTTTCTCAGAATCAAAGCCATTATACAGAACTTCCTCTTATCCCCTGCAGCCGCTGCAGCAGCCTCACTTCTCAAGTGAACCAATTCCTGTACCCAAATCAAATTTCACATCTTTCCCCCCACCTGGTGCTTCACCACACCACCTCAATGTTGCTTCTCTTTCTGGTGGACTGCAGTCGCACTTGTCTGCTCCAAACCTCTCTCCTTTGTCCAACTCTAATCTTCATCTGGCTGGTTTACAGCACGGGTTACATTATGGTGGAAATCTGCCCCAGATCATGTCTCCTGGCCTTTCTTTTAATAATAGGCCACAAAAGCATTGGCTTAATCATGCTGGTCTATTACATGTAGATCAGTCTAGGCTCTTAGAGAGTATATTGCAACAACAACTATCGCATCAAAATGGCCTAATGTCTGCCCATTTGATGTCACCACAGCAGCAATTGCAACAGCAGAGACTGCACTCTTCACTTCAACCATCACTGGCACATTTTGCAGCAATGCAGTCTCAACTCTTTAATTCCCATCCTTCATCATTGCATATCAGGGATCAAAAACATAAGTCATCCTCTCAAAGAAACCGGCGCTTTTCGCAAGGGTCTGACACTAATAGTCAGAAAAGTGATAGTGGCTGGGTGCAATTCCGATCCAAGCATATGACAGCTGATGAAATAGAGAGTATACTGAAAATGCAGCATGCTGCCACTCATAGCACTGACCCATATATAGATGATTACTACCACCAAGCTTCTCTTGCTAAGAAATCTACTGGGTCAAGAATTAAACAGAATTTCTGCCCATCTCACATGAAGGAGCTCCCTTCTCGATCTCGTAACAGTGCAGACCAGCATTCTCATCTCCATTTTGATGCTCTTGGGAAGATTCCTCTCCCACCCATACGGAAACCTCGTCCCCTTCTTGAAGTTGATTCTCCTAATTCTGGTGATGGAAACTCTGAACAAATCTCTGAGAGGCCTTTGGAACAGGAACCTATGCTTGCAGCTAGAATCACTATTGAAGATAGCTTATCTCTTCTTCTTGATGTAGATGATATTGATCGTTTCCTGCAGTGTAATCAGTCCCAGGATGGTGGGGCTCAGCTCAGGCGTAGGCGGCAGAACTTGCTTGAAGGCTTGGCAGCATCACTCCAGCTTGTTGACCCACTTGGCCAAACTGGCCAATCTGTTGGACTGGCCTCGAAGGATGACATTGTGTTCCTGCGGTTAGTATCTCTTCCCAAGGGTCAAAAGCTTATCTGCAAGTTTCTTCAGCTCCTATTCCCTGGCAATGAACTCACCCGTGTTGTCTGCATGGCTATTTTCCGtcatttgagatttttgtttggtGGCATTCCCTTGGATACGGATGCAGCTGACACGACTACAAATCTCACAAAGACAGTTTCTGCATGTGTAAATGGCATGGATCTTCATGCATTGAGTGCTTGCCTGGTTGCAGTAGTTTGTTCTTCAGAGCAGCCACCTTTTCGGCCTCTTGGTAGTCCTGCTGGGGATGGGGCCACAGTTATTTTGAAATGTCTTCTTGAAAGAGCTAGTAAACTATTACACGGACCTCAAGCTTCTGCCAACTGTGCTATGCCCAATTTTGCTCTTTGGCAGGCAtcatttgatgaattttttgatCTTCTTACGAAGTACTGCCTGATTAAATATGACACCATACTGCATTCAGTCTATGCAAAGACACCACCTAGTACAGAAGGCATTGATTTGGAGGTGCGTGCAGCTACAAAACAAGAAATGCCTGTTGAGCTTTTACGAGCTTGCCTTCCTCATACGAATGAACGCCAGATGGAGCTCTTAAGACATTTTGGGCAGCAACGCAATACCAGCACTGGGCTGAGTGCACATCCAGGGAATAGTGGCCACATAAACTCTGAATCAGTGAGGAGTTGAGCGAGGAAAGAATTAAAGATACTGCAACTGGATGACCATTCTGTGTATATCAAGCACAACGCTTATTTGGATACTGAAATGGTACTAATGTGCTTTGGAGCTTGGGAGTGGCAGAGATTCACCTTTATTGTGAGTCTGGTTTTACAAGGGTTCATCTTTATCTGTTTAATATTTTCCTTTAAAAGATTATCAACCACTCTAATCTCATTAAACCTAAAGTCATATGCATAAATTTGTATCATGATGGAAAATATACATGGGAGATGGTGACTGGGatgtcctttttaattttatattcttcCGAGGAGCTTTATTTTGATGCTCTATGTTGTAATTCCTGGCAAACAAAAGCTAAAGCTTAGGGGATAGATTGTACAGGATAAACACTCCCTTTTGTTTTGATCTGTCTTGTTCATTGGAAGTCAAGGAAGTTGTAGTGAAGAGGGTTGTCCAATGTTCAGGACCATCAAGCTGGATGTACTTGTTGGAGCATGTATCAGTCAGAACTGACATACAAATTCTGTAATAAATTGCAAATGTTGGAGGTGCAAGAAATGTTCTGTCAGATTAAGGGAACTGGGAGTCCTGAAGTAAATGTAGTCAATTTCTCTCTCATTTGTGAGAAACTGTTAGATAGACTTAGTTTACCACATTATGGATTCTGTGTCTTGTGTTTATTGGCTTCAAGTGGCGGTGGAATCCTTCACAGGcagaattctttttatattgggGTTTCAGTTTATGTTTCCTCACCATGACTTGTTTGCTTCTCTTTCATTTGCAGAATTTCTGTTTGTTTAAACAGAAATTCGAGCCTTAAACCTGTTTAAGTCGATAAAAAAGGTTGTTCTCGTAGTTAAGTagatatgtttatattttaaacctTGCGAtcattttttcagaaaaatatttttctccatttccaaaacaaaataatactggaaaataagttttaaaagagattttaaaaatatttgggcTCAGTCAATATTTGCCACCAAACCCCACGCAAGTATCAAGATGCTGAAGAATTTGGTATCTCCTTGCCAGATAGTAGCCATACCCACTGAGCTCTTATGGCCTCGTATAATAGCAATCACAACATTAGATGCTGCTGTACATGGTTCACCAGCATTagatttgttaattattttataccaGGTGCAGAATATGAACATAAATAATAGCATAatgaaggaaaataaagaagattgtATGGATGGCAGAACATTCTTAGATAGAGATAGAGTTttagtttgaaataaaaactattaaatttgaaaattacataacaaacaaatcaaatacaatTAGATTTATTCCTAAAAACTTGATCTTCAACAACAAAATCTCCTGATCTTTTGCGGCAACAAAGTCTCCTGATTTTCTACGGTTTTTAAGGCATTCTTTCAACACTCCTCCTTGTCTTAATTGTTGCAAACATTTAACTTGCTTTTTAGTtcttcaaaacttgtttttgaaagAGCTTTAGTCAAAACATATGCAATCTGGTCATTGTTTCTGCAATAAAGTAGAgtaacttctcttttttttttcttctaaacttctcttaaaaaacataatttgattttaaagtgTTTAGTCATGTCATGAAAAACAGGATTATTTGCAATaaaaattacagcttgattGTCAATATAAATTTGTGTTCACTCAAGTTGATCCATATGCAAATCTGCAAGTATTTTTGTTATCCAAATTGCTTGATTTACAGCAGCATTAGCTGCTATATATTTGGCCTCAGCTGTGCTTTGAGCAACCACATCTTGCTTCCTTGAGTATCAAGAGAACATGCCTGATTTGAAGCTAAAACAATAGTCCGAAGTGCTTTTCATATCATCCACAGATCTACTCAGTCACTGTCAGAATAGTTATGAAGCATAAAATTCTAAGAATGAGAGAACTTTATACCTTAGTTTATTGTATCCTTGATATATCTTATTATCCTTTTTGTGCCTTGAAGATGTGATTCACTTGCACAATGCATGAATTGTGAGAGCAAATTTACAGCAAATGCAATATCAAATCTTGTTGCTGTAAGATACATCAAACACCCAATTAGACTTTTGTACTGACCTTTATCTATTTTGTTTGTTCCATCATTCTTGCTGAATTTTTCCTTTAGATTCATAGGAGTGCTTGTGTTTTTGTAGTTCTCCATGTGAAACTTTTTCAACATCTCCTTAGCATACTTCTTTTGACATATGAAGATTCATTCATTGCTTTGTTTCACCTCCATTCTAAGAAAGTAAAACATCAAACCAAGATCTATCATCTCAAATACATTCAGCATTTTAGTCTTAAACTCTTCTATTAGTGTTTTATCACTTCCTGTTACAAGTAAGTCATCAACATAAATAGATACAATAATGAAGTTTTTATTAGTTCCTTTTACATATAATACGGTCTCACTCAGACTTATAACAAAGCCAACTTTATGTAGATGTTTATTAATTCTTCTATACTATGCTCTAGGAGCCTATTTAAGGCCATATAATATCTTCAACAAGTAGACCTTCTCCTCTTGTCTCTTGGCTTCAAAACTTTTTGGTTGTTCTATGAAAATCTCCTATTGCAGATATCCATTTAGAAACGCAGATTTTACATATAACTGATAAACTTTCTAATTCTTTTGTGCATGCAATGCAAATAGCAATTTGATTGTATCAAGTTGTGCTACCGGTGCAAAATTTTCTGAGAAGTCA
The Populus nigra chromosome 3, ddPopNigr1.1, whole genome shotgun sequence genome window above contains:
- the LOC133689252 gene encoding protein PAT1 homolog 1-like isoform X1, giving the protein MERSDGKDFKEFTDSSSGALFDASRYEFFGQHAVEEVELGGLEDEGDNLVLGPADDEYRLFDRDEGVSLGSLSEIDDLASTFAKLNRVVTGPRNPGVIGDRGSGSFSRESSSATDWAQDGEFAGWLDQQMFCAENDQDSKRWSSQPQPSSARFSESKPLYRTSSYPLQPLQQPHFSSEPIPVPKSNFTSFPPPGASPHHLNVASLSGGLQSHLSAPNLSPLSNSNLHLAGLQHGLHYGGNLPQIMSPGLSFNNRPQKHWLNHAGLLHVDQSRLLESILQQQLSHQNGLMSAHLMSPQQQLQQQRLHSSLQPSLAHFAAMQSQLFNSHPSSLHIRDQKHKSSSQRNRRFSQGSDTNSQKSDSGWVQFRSKHMTADEIESILKMQHAATHSTDPYIDDYYHQASLAKKSTGSRIKQNFCPSHMKELPSRSRNSADQHSHLHFDALGKIPLPPIRKPRPLLEVDSPNSGDGNSEQISERPLEQEPMLAARITIEDSLSLLLDVDDIDRFLQCNQSQDGGAQLRRRRQNLLEGLAASLQLVDPLGQTGQSVGLASKDDIVFLRLVSLPKGQKLICKFLQLLFPGNELTRVVCMAIFRHLRFLFGGIPLDTDAADTTTNLTKTVSACVNGMDLHALSACLVAVVCSSEQPPFRPLGSPAGDGATVILKCLLERASKLLHGPQASANCAMPNFALWQASFDEFFDLLTKYCLIKYDTILHSVYAKTPPSTEGIDLEVRAATKQEMPVELLRACLPHTNERQMELLRHFGQQRNTSTGLSAHPGNSGHINSESVRS
- the LOC133689252 gene encoding protein PAT1 homolog 1-like isoform X2; this encodes MFCAENDQDSKRWSSQPQPSSARFSESKPLYRTSSYPLQPLQQPHFSSEPIPVPKSNFTSFPPPGASPHHLNVASLSGGLQSHLSAPNLSPLSNSNLHLAGLQHGLHYGGNLPQIMSPGLSFNNRPQKHWLNHAGLLHVDQSRLLESILQQQLSHQNGLMSAHLMSPQQQLQQQRLHSSLQPSLAHFAAMQSQLFNSHPSSLHIRDQKHKSSSQRNRRFSQGSDTNSQKSDSGWVQFRSKHMTADEIESILKMQHAATHSTDPYIDDYYHQASLAKKSTGSRIKQNFCPSHMKELPSRSRNSADQHSHLHFDALGKIPLPPIRKPRPLLEVDSPNSGDGNSEQISERPLEQEPMLAARITIEDSLSLLLDVDDIDRFLQCNQSQDGGAQLRRRRQNLLEGLAASLQLVDPLGQTGQSVGLASKDDIVFLRLVSLPKGQKLICKFLQLLFPGNELTRVVCMAIFRHLRFLFGGIPLDTDAADTTTNLTKTVSACVNGMDLHALSACLVAVVCSSEQPPFRPLGSPAGDGATVILKCLLERASKLLHGPQASANCAMPNFALWQASFDEFFDLLTKYCLIKYDTILHSVYAKTPPSTEGIDLEVRAATKQEMPVELLRACLPHTNERQMELLRHFGQQRNTSTGLSAHPGNSGHINSESVRS